One region of Oryza glaberrima chromosome 7, OglaRS2, whole genome shotgun sequence genomic DNA includes:
- the LOC127779658 gene encoding importin subunit alpha-1a-like isoform X1 yields MPRAPPPRPSEDARLANYKPGVDVVRSRRRREDRLLAVRRSNRDAGLFKRRRDEPTPTPIPPARAATPSSQADDVPTTTTAASPPSSAPSSPPSSPPAESVPPTAVDSELEGLSEMVEKVWSDDTTSQLEATIQFRRLLSDEKNPTVIKIIRADVLPRFSDFLSRHEHPQLQMEAAWVLTNIAASDYTLLVAECGAVPRLVQLLESANANIRHQAIWALGNIAADVPTCREIVLDHGAVTPLLAQFREGMKVPVLRTATWALSNLCFGKLPAEVQVKPILDIISQLIHSVDEKILGDACWALCYICDGVSDGIQHVLDAGACPQLVNLLMHASANILLPVITVLARISSGDDAQVQVLVENDILNYLAPLLARNYPKSIKKQACLIVSNISTGSKDNIQAVIDADVISPLIFLLKTSEKDIKEEAAWAISNAASGGSNDQIQYLVSRGCLEPLCNVLTYQDADLVYACLEGLQNILQAGAVGKQGQGSTVNPYAQFILECGGLDKLEDLQEVDNDAIYKLVMKLLEGYWDEEVSDDDPNLPTSNDSAETVETASEDAAQPTEPSASPNESE; encoded by the exons atGCCGCGAGCCCCACCTCCGCGGCCGTCGGAGGACGCGCGCCTCGCCAACTACAAGCccggcgtcgacgtcgtccgctcgcgccgccgccgcgaggaccgcctcctcgccgtccgccGCAGCAACCGCGATGCCGGCCTCTTCAAGCGCCGCCGAGACGAACCCACTCCCACTCCCATCCCGCCCGCGAGGGCCGCGACCCCCTCATCTCAGGCCGATGATgtgcccaccaccaccaccgccgcctctcccccttcctctgcACCCTCTTCGCCCCCGTCCTCACCTCCAGCCGAATCCGTTCCTCCGACTGCCGTCGACTCTGAG CTTGAAGGCCTATCAGAAATGGTGGAGAAGGTCTGGTCAGATGATACCACTAGTCAGTTAGAAGCCACGATCCAATTCAGGAGACTCCTTTCAGATG AGAAGAACCCAACCGTGATAAAAATCATCAGAGCAGATGTCCTGCCAAGGTTTTCTGATTTCCTCTCAAGACATGAGCATCCTCAGCTACAA ATGGAGGCGGCATGGGTTCTTACCAACATAGCTGCATCTGACTATACATTGCTAGTTGCAGAATGTGGTGCTGTTCCAAGGTTGGTCCAGCTCTTAGAATCTGCAAATGCTAATATCAGGCATCAG GCTATCTGGGCTCTTGGAAATATAGCTGCAGACGTGCCTACCTGCAGAGAGATCGTCCTTGATCATGGTGCTGTGACACCATTACTTGCCCAATTTAGAGAAGGCATGAAAGTTCCAGTTCTGAGGACTGCCACTTGGGCGTTGTCAAACCTTTGTTTTGGAAAATTACCAGCTGAAGTGCAA GTGAAGCCAATACTGGATATAATCAGCCAGCTTATTCATTCAGTCGACGAAAAGATACTGGGTGATGCATGCTGGGCTCTTTGTTATATATGTGACGGTGTATCTGACGGAATTCAACATGTGCTAGATGCGGGTGCTTGCCCTCAACTTGTAAATCTTTTGAT GCATGCATCAGCTAATATCCTGCTTCCTGTCATTACGGTACTTGCGAGAATCTCTTCTGGAGATGATGCTCAAGTGCAG GTCCTAGTAGAAAATGACATTCTTAATTATTTGGCCCCGTTGCTAGCACGAAATTACCCAAAGAGCATCAAGAAGCAAGCTTGTCTAATTGTTTCTAATATCTCCACTGGCAGCAAGGATAATATTCAG GCAGTAATTGATGCAGATGTTATAAGCCCTCTCATTTTCCTATTAAAGACCTCAGAGAAGGATATCAAGGAGGAAGCTGCTTGGGCTATATCAAATGCTGCGTCTGGTGGTTCAAATGATCAAATTCA ATATTTGGTGAGTCGAGGATGTTTGGAGCCACTCTGCAATGTTCTCACTTACCAAGATGCTGACCTAGTATATGCGTGCCTGGAAGGTCTTCAAAACATACTTCAGGCGGGTGCAGTGGGGAAGCAGGGGCAGGGTTCCACGGTGAACCCGTATGCACAGTTTATTTTAGAATGTGGGGGTTTGGATAAACTGGAAGATCTGCAGGAAGTCGACAATGATGCCATTTACAAGTTAGTCATGAAGTTGCTGGAGGGTTACTGGGACGAGGAAGTAAGTGATGATGACCCAAATTTACCAACTTCAAATGACTCTGCAGAGACCGTGGAGACGGCATCTGAAGATGCTGCGCAGCCAACAGAGCCATCGGCCAGCCCAAATGAAAGCGAATGA
- the LOC127779658 gene encoding importin subunit alpha-4-like isoform X2: MVEKVWSDDTTSQLEATIQFRRLLSDEKNPTVIKIIRADVLPRFSDFLSRHEHPQLQMEAAWVLTNIAASDYTLLVAECGAVPRLVQLLESANANIRHQAIWALGNIAADVPTCREIVLDHGAVTPLLAQFREGMKVPVLRTATWALSNLCFGKLPAEVQVKPILDIISQLIHSVDEKILGDACWALCYICDGVSDGIQHVLDAGACPQLVNLLMHASANILLPVITVLARISSGDDAQVQVLVENDILNYLAPLLARNYPKSIKKQACLIVSNISTGSKDNIQAVIDADVISPLIFLLKTSEKDIKEEAAWAISNAASGGSNDQIQYLVSRGCLEPLCNVLTYQDADLVYACLEGLQNILQAGAVGKQGQGSTVNPYAQFILECGGLDKLEDLQEVDNDAIYKLVMKLLEGYWDEEVSDDDPNLPTSNDSAETVETASEDAAQPTEPSASPNESE, encoded by the exons ATGGTGGAGAAGGTCTGGTCAGATGATACCACTAGTCAGTTAGAAGCCACGATCCAATTCAGGAGACTCCTTTCAGATG AGAAGAACCCAACCGTGATAAAAATCATCAGAGCAGATGTCCTGCCAAGGTTTTCTGATTTCCTCTCAAGACATGAGCATCCTCAGCTACAA ATGGAGGCGGCATGGGTTCTTACCAACATAGCTGCATCTGACTATACATTGCTAGTTGCAGAATGTGGTGCTGTTCCAAGGTTGGTCCAGCTCTTAGAATCTGCAAATGCTAATATCAGGCATCAG GCTATCTGGGCTCTTGGAAATATAGCTGCAGACGTGCCTACCTGCAGAGAGATCGTCCTTGATCATGGTGCTGTGACACCATTACTTGCCCAATTTAGAGAAGGCATGAAAGTTCCAGTTCTGAGGACTGCCACTTGGGCGTTGTCAAACCTTTGTTTTGGAAAATTACCAGCTGAAGTGCAA GTGAAGCCAATACTGGATATAATCAGCCAGCTTATTCATTCAGTCGACGAAAAGATACTGGGTGATGCATGCTGGGCTCTTTGTTATATATGTGACGGTGTATCTGACGGAATTCAACATGTGCTAGATGCGGGTGCTTGCCCTCAACTTGTAAATCTTTTGAT GCATGCATCAGCTAATATCCTGCTTCCTGTCATTACGGTACTTGCGAGAATCTCTTCTGGAGATGATGCTCAAGTGCAG GTCCTAGTAGAAAATGACATTCTTAATTATTTGGCCCCGTTGCTAGCACGAAATTACCCAAAGAGCATCAAGAAGCAAGCTTGTCTAATTGTTTCTAATATCTCCACTGGCAGCAAGGATAATATTCAG GCAGTAATTGATGCAGATGTTATAAGCCCTCTCATTTTCCTATTAAAGACCTCAGAGAAGGATATCAAGGAGGAAGCTGCTTGGGCTATATCAAATGCTGCGTCTGGTGGTTCAAATGATCAAATTCA ATATTTGGTGAGTCGAGGATGTTTGGAGCCACTCTGCAATGTTCTCACTTACCAAGATGCTGACCTAGTATATGCGTGCCTGGAAGGTCTTCAAAACATACTTCAGGCGGGTGCAGTGGGGAAGCAGGGGCAGGGTTCCACGGTGAACCCGTATGCACAGTTTATTTTAGAATGTGGGGGTTTGGATAAACTGGAAGATCTGCAGGAAGTCGACAATGATGCCATTTACAAGTTAGTCATGAAGTTGCTGGAGGGTTACTGGGACGAGGAAGTAAGTGATGATGACCCAAATTTACCAACTTCAAATGACTCTGCAGAGACCGTGGAGACGGCATCTGAAGATGCTGCGCAGCCAACAGAGCCATCGGCCAGCCCAAATGAAAGCGAATGA
- the LOC127778497 gene encoding nuclear poly(A) polymerase 3-like has protein sequence MASARATDPLASRDPPTLPLYLPPPPPPPLPSPSPHHRLLHAPMAPILLHLHPAFLAQMDSRRTTSLLQFLKDEGGIPSPEADKKREQVIRKLSKIVMDWAKVVAYEQRVPPRRATATVLTYGSYTLGAHGPESDIDALCVGPCIATLQYHFFIVLRQILEDRPEVSELQTVESAKVPLMRFRFSGISVDFTYAQLPVIDASEAIITYNPHLLQKLDSRSWRSLSGVRVNEQIVQLVPNAQKFQILLRCIKLWAKRRGIHCHLLGFFAGIHLAILAAYVCQRYPYGTINGLFTIFFDIFAHWNWQIPVSLHGQPTNCRRPNGSFMPILLPCTPPEFCTSNMTKGTFKKIREELMRGYALTKEPWRHDFEWVWLFAPFPYATKYEEFLRIALCAPTSEELRDWAGWVKSRFRNLILKLESIGVECDPDSTEEVDHTVFEPSIVCHWGLIYKTSTHIDISSLGEDFMKDVINDVYGKVKGTHSKLTMSIVRSSQLPKSLYSHSHSVYTPYIPQYMLGYQTPTDYSGAAG, from the exons ATGGCTTCGGCGAGGGCCACTGACCCGCTCGCCTCGCGCGATCCCCCAACCTTGCCCTTGTaccttcctccgcctcctcctcctcccttgccCTCGCCATCGCCCCACCACCGTCTCCTCCACGCTCCCATGGCCCCAATCCTCCTGCACCTCCACCCCGCCTTCCTCGCCCAAATGGACTCCCGCCGGACCACCTCCCTCCTCCAG TTTTTGAAGGACGAGGGGGGCATCCCGTCGCCGGAGGCGGACAAGAAGAGGGAGCAGGTCATCCGCAAGCTCAGCAAG ATTGTGATGGACTGGGCCAAGGTGGTGGCGTACGAGCAGAGGGTGCCCCCAAGGCGAGCAACCGCTACCGTTTTGACCTATGGATCATACACGTTAGGG GCTCATGGACCTGAATCTGACATTGATGCACTATGTGTTGGTCCTTGTATTGCAACACTGCAG TACCATTTTTTCATTGTTCTGAGGCAAATTCTTGAAGACAGGCCAGAAGTATCAGAACTGCAGACTGTCGAAAGTGCTAAGGTTCCATTGATGCGATTTAGATTCAGCGGTATTTCTGTTGATTTTACATATGCTCAGCTTCCAGTTATCGATGCATCAGAG gctataattacatataatcCTCATTTGCTCCAAAAACTTGATTCGCGGAGCTGGAGAAGTTTGTCTGGAGTTCGTGTTAACGAACAAATCGTCCAGTTAGTACCAAACGCACAG AAGTTTCAAATTCTGTTGCGGTGCATCAAGCTATGGGCTAAGAGGCGAGGGATTCACTGCCAT TTGCTCGGCTTCTTCGCTGGGATTCATTTAGCGATTCTTGCAGCTTATGTTTGTCAGAGATATCCATATGGCACCATCAATGGTCTGTTCACCATATTCTTTGATATATTTGCTCACTGGAATTGGCAAATTCCAGTAAGCTTGCATGGTCAACCAACTAATTGCAGGCGTCCTAATGGGTCTTTCATGCCCATACTGTTGCCTTGTACTCCACCGGAGTTTTGCACATCCAATATGACAAAAGGCACCTTCAAGAAAATTAGAGAAGAGCTTATGCGTGGTTATGCTTTGACCAAG GAGCCATGGAGGCATGATTTTGAGTGGGTCTGGCTTTTTGCACCGTTTCCATATGCTACAAAATACGAAGAATTCCTTCGAATTGCTCTATGTGCCCCAACGTCTGAAGAGCTACGCGATTGGGCTGGTTGGGTGAAGTCCCGCTTCCGCAACCTTATCCTCAAG CTGGAAAGTATTGGTGTTGAGTGTGACCCAGATTCCACAGAGGAAGTTGATCATACAGTCTTCGAGCCAAGCATTGTATGCCACTGGGGCCTCATATATAAAACAAGCACCCATATTGATATTAGCTCACTGGGAGAAGATTTCATGAAGGATGTCATCAATGATGTGTATGGCAAGGTGAAAGGTACACATTCAAAGCTGACAATGTCCATCGTTAGGTCATCACAGCTTCCGAAAAGCTTGTACAGCCACAGCCACTCTGTGTACACTCCATACATTCCTCAATATATGCTGGGCTACCAGACTCCGACTGACTACAGTGGCGCAGCTGGCTAG
- the LOC127779898 gene encoding transcription factor bHLH149-like: MASSPTSTAPHDRKLDPAASPAARWRTRREQESYSSKLLDALRLVRAASGRPSPASSREVRHAADRALAVAARGRSRWSRAILASRARACALRRVRLGAPPPPPAARPAPRSRPPLASKAKVLGRLVPGCRKLAFPALLAEASDYIAALEMQVRAMAALAQALQSVAPAPPPPSSSS, translated from the coding sequence ATGgcgtcctcgccgacctccACGGCGCCACACGACCGCAAGCTCgatcccgccgcctcgccggcagCCAGGTGGCGGACGAGGCGGGAGCAGGAGAGCTACTCCTCCAAACTGCTCGACGCGCTGCGCCTGGTCCGCGCCGCCAGCGGCAGACCATCACCCGCGTCGTCGCGCGAGGTGCGCCACGCGGCCGACCGCGccctcgccgtggcggcgcgagggcggtcGCGGTGGAGCCGCGCCATCCTcgcctcccgcgcgcgcgcgtgcgcgctcCGCCGCGTGCGCCTCggcgcgccgcccccgccgcccgccgcgcgtcCGGCGCCGCGCTCGCGGCCGCCGCTGGCGAGCAAGGCGAAGGTGCTGGGGCGGCTAGTGCCCGGGTGCCGGAAGCTGGCGTTCCCGGCGCTCCTGGCGGAGGCGTCGGACTACATTGCTGCACTGGAGATGCAGGTGCGCGCCATGGCGGCGCTCGCGCAGGCACTCCAGTCCGtggcacccgcgccgccgccgccgtcgtcgtcgtcgtga
- the LOC127780668 gene encoding aldehyde dehydrogenase 22A1 isoform X1 has protein sequence MALWWPLLVLAAAYALCRILLFLIPPTVPSIDVDASDVLEDANQNKEDSYIYIPPRKGKGAQTDKVQCYEPATMKYLGYFPALTPDEVKEHVAQARKAQKIWAKSSFKQRRQFLRILLKYILEHQDLICEISSRDTGKTMVDASLGEIMTTCEKITWLLDEGEKWLKPEYRSCGRSMLHKKAKVEFYPLGVIGAIVSWNYPFHNVFNPMLAAIFSGNAAVIKVSEHASWSGCFYFRIIQAALAAVGAPDNLVHIITGFAETGQALVSSVDKIIFVGSPGVGRMIMNRASDTLIPVTLELGGKDAFIVCEDVDLPSVVQVAVRAALQSSGQNCAGAERFYVHKDIYSTFVSQVVKIIKSISVGPPLSGRYDMGAICMIEHSEKLQNLVNDAVDKGAEIAGRGSFGHLGEDAVDQFFPPTVLVNVNHTMKIMQEEAFGPILPIMKFNSDEEVVKLANDSKYGLGCAVFSGNQKRAIKIASQLHCGVAAINDFASSYMCQSLPFGGVKDSGFGRFAGVEGLRACCLVKAVVEDRWWPYVKTMIPKPIQYPVSENGFEFQELLVETLYGLSVWDRLRSLVNLLKMISEQNNSPANTRKKSR, from the exons ATGGCGTTGTGGTGGCCGCTCctggtgctcgccgccgcctacgcgctctgccgcatcctcctcttcctcatcccgCCCACCGTCCCCTCCATCGATGTCGACGCTTCCGACG TGCTCGAAGACGCCAACCAGAACAAGGAGGATAGCTACATCTAC ATACCACCAAGGAAGGGGAAAGGAGCTCAGACTGACAAGGTCCAATGCTATGAGCCAGCAACTATGAAATACTTGGGATACTTCCCTGCATTGACGCCTGATGAG GTTAAGGAGCATGTTGCGCAAGCCAGGAAAGCACAAAAGATATGGGCAAAAAGCAGCTTCAAGCAAAGACGCCAGTTTCTTCGAATCCTTCTAAAATATATACTTGAACATCAGGATCTGATATGCGA GATATCATCCCGGGACACTGGAAAGACTATGGTTGATGCTTCATTAGGTGAGATAATGACCACCTGTGAGAAGATTACCTGGCTTTTGGATGAGGGTGAGAAGTGGTTAAAACCTGAATACAG GTCTTGTGGGAGATCAATGCTTCACAAGAAAGCAAAAGTTGAGTTCTATCCACTTGGAGTTATTGGTGCGATTGTGTCTTGGAATTACCCCTTCCACAATGTATTCAATCCAATGCTGGCTGCAATATTCTCTGGTAATGCAGCAGTTATAAAG GTTTCAGAGCATGCAAGTTGGTCAGGCTGCTTTTATTTTCGTATCATACAAGCAGCTCTTGCAGCTGTTGGTGCACCAGATAATCTGGTGCATATAATAACTGG TTTTGCGGAAACAGGTCAAGCTCTTGTATCTTCAGTCGACAAAATAATATTTGTTGGATCGCCTGGTGTTGGAAGGATG ATCATGAACAGAGCATCGGATACATTAATACCTGTAACTCTTGAACTTGGTGGTAAAGATGCATTTATTGTATGTGAAGATGTAGACTTACCCAGT GTTGTTCAAGTTGCTGTGAGAGCTGCCCTGCAATCTAGCGGACAAAACTGTGCTGGTGCTGAAAGATTTTATGTTCACAAGGATATCTATTCAACATTTGTTTCCCAAGTGGTGAAGATAATCAAATCTATATCTGTC GGTCCTCCATTATCTGGCAGATACGATATGGGTGCTATCTGTATGATAGAGCACTCTGAGAAACTTCAGAATCTTGTTAATGATGCTGTTGACAAAGGTGCTGAGATTGCTGGCAGAGGGAGCTTTGGCCATCTGGGTGAAGATGCAGTAGATCAATTCTTTCCTCCAACTGTCCTGGTGAATGTTAATCACACAATGAAAATTATGCAAGAAGAG GCATTTGGACCTATTCTGCCAATCATGAAATTCAATTCCGATGAAGAAGTTGTCAAACTTGCCAATGACTCCAAGTACGGTCTTGGTTGTGCTGTCTTTTCTGGCAACCAGAAGCGTGCCATCAAAATAGCATCCCAGCTACACTGTGGTGTTGCGGCAATCAATGATTTTGCTTCAAGTTATATGTGTCAG TCTTTGCCATTCGGTGGTGTCAAAGATAGTGGATTTGGAAGATTTGCTGGTGTGGAAGGTTtgcgggcttgctgccttgtcAAGGCAGTTGTAGAAGATAGATGGTGGCCATATGTTAAAACCATGATCCCAAAACCTATTCAG TATCCTGTCTCCGAGAATGGATTTGAATTCCAAGAGTTGCTCGTTGAAACTCTCTACGGCCTTAGTGTGTGGGACAGATTGCGGTCACTTGTCAATCTGTTAAAGATGATTTCAGAGCAGAATAATTCTCCTGCTAACACCAGGAAGAAAAGCCGATGA
- the LOC127780668 gene encoding aldehyde dehydrogenase 22A1 isoform X2: MALWWPLLVLAAAYALCRILLFLIPPTVPSIDVDASDVLEDANQNKEDSYIYIPPRKGKGAQTDKVQCYEPATMKYLGYFPALTPDEVKEHVAQARKAQKIWAKSSFKQRRQFLRILLKYILEHQDLICEISSRDTGKTMVDASLGEIMTTCEKITWLLDEGEKWLKPEYRSCGRSMLHKKAKVEFYPLGVIGAIVSWNYPFHNVFNPMLAAIFSGNAAVIKVSEHASWSGCFYFRIIQAALAAVGAPDNLVHIITGFAETGQALVSSVDKIIFVGSPGVGRMIMNRASDTLIPVTLELGGKDAFIVCEDVDLPSVVQVAVRAALQSSGQNCAGAERFYVHKDIYSTFVSQVVKIIKSISVGPPLSGRYDMGAICMIEHSEKLQNLVNDAVDKGAEIAGRGSFGHLGEDAVDQFFPPTVLVNVNHTMKIMQEEAFGPILPIMKFNSDEEVVKLANDSKYGLGCAVFSGNQKRAIKIASQLHCGVAAINDFASSYMCQSLPFGGVKDSGFGRFAGVEGLRACCLVKAVVEDRWWPYVKTMIPKPIQYPVSENGFEFQELLVETLYGLSVWDRLRSLVNLLKMISEQNNSPANTRKKSR; encoded by the exons TGCTCGAAGACGCCAACCAGAACAAGGAGGATAGCTACATCTAC ATACCACCAAGGAAGGGGAAAGGAGCTCAGACTGACAAGGTCCAATGCTATGAGCCAGCAACTATGAAATACTTGGGATACTTCCCTGCATTGACGCCTGATGAG GTTAAGGAGCATGTTGCGCAAGCCAGGAAAGCACAAAAGATATGGGCAAAAAGCAGCTTCAAGCAAAGACGCCAGTTTCTTCGAATCCTTCTAAAATATATACTTGAACATCAGGATCTGATATGCGA GATATCATCCCGGGACACTGGAAAGACTATGGTTGATGCTTCATTAGGTGAGATAATGACCACCTGTGAGAAGATTACCTGGCTTTTGGATGAGGGTGAGAAGTGGTTAAAACCTGAATACAG GTCTTGTGGGAGATCAATGCTTCACAAGAAAGCAAAAGTTGAGTTCTATCCACTTGGAGTTATTGGTGCGATTGTGTCTTGGAATTACCCCTTCCACAATGTATTCAATCCAATGCTGGCTGCAATATTCTCTGGTAATGCAGCAGTTATAAAG GTTTCAGAGCATGCAAGTTGGTCAGGCTGCTTTTATTTTCGTATCATACAAGCAGCTCTTGCAGCTGTTGGTGCACCAGATAATCTGGTGCATATAATAACTGG TTTTGCGGAAACAGGTCAAGCTCTTGTATCTTCAGTCGACAAAATAATATTTGTTGGATCGCCTGGTGTTGGAAGGATG ATCATGAACAGAGCATCGGATACATTAATACCTGTAACTCTTGAACTTGGTGGTAAAGATGCATTTATTGTATGTGAAGATGTAGACTTACCCAGT GTTGTTCAAGTTGCTGTGAGAGCTGCCCTGCAATCTAGCGGACAAAACTGTGCTGGTGCTGAAAGATTTTATGTTCACAAGGATATCTATTCAACATTTGTTTCCCAAGTGGTGAAGATAATCAAATCTATATCTGTC GGTCCTCCATTATCTGGCAGATACGATATGGGTGCTATCTGTATGATAGAGCACTCTGAGAAACTTCAGAATCTTGTTAATGATGCTGTTGACAAAGGTGCTGAGATTGCTGGCAGAGGGAGCTTTGGCCATCTGGGTGAAGATGCAGTAGATCAATTCTTTCCTCCAACTGTCCTGGTGAATGTTAATCACACAATGAAAATTATGCAAGAAGAG GCATTTGGACCTATTCTGCCAATCATGAAATTCAATTCCGATGAAGAAGTTGTCAAACTTGCCAATGACTCCAAGTACGGTCTTGGTTGTGCTGTCTTTTCTGGCAACCAGAAGCGTGCCATCAAAATAGCATCCCAGCTACACTGTGGTGTTGCGGCAATCAATGATTTTGCTTCAAGTTATATGTGTCAG TCTTTGCCATTCGGTGGTGTCAAAGATAGTGGATTTGGAAGATTTGCTGGTGTGGAAGGTTtgcgggcttgctgccttgtcAAGGCAGTTGTAGAAGATAGATGGTGGCCATATGTTAAAACCATGATCCCAAAACCTATTCAG TATCCTGTCTCCGAGAATGGATTTGAATTCCAAGAGTTGCTCGTTGAAACTCTCTACGGCCTTAGTGTGTGGGACAGATTGCGGTCACTTGTCAATCTGTTAAAGATGATTTCAGAGCAGAATAATTCTCCTGCTAACACCAGGAAGAAAAGCCGATGA